The proteins below come from a single Cricetulus griseus strain 17A/GY chromosome 6, alternate assembly CriGri-PICRH-1.0, whole genome shotgun sequence genomic window:
- the Apmap gene encoding adipocyte plasma membrane-associated protein isoform X1, with translation MSEADGLRQRRPLRPQVVTDDGQAPEVKEGSSFSGRVFRMTFLMLAVSLVIPLLGAMMLLESPIDPQILSFKEPPLMFGVLQPNTKLRQAERLFENQLSGPESLVNIGDVMFTGTADGRVVKLENGEIETIARFGSGPCKTRNDEPTCGRPLGIRAGPNGTLFVVDAYKGLFEVNPQKRAVKLLLSSETLIEGKKMSFVNDLTVTRDGRKIYFTDSSSKWQRRDYLLLVMEGTDDGRLLEYDTVTREVKVLLDQLRFPNGVQLSPEEDFVLVAETTMARIRRVYVSGLMKGGADMFVENMPGFPDNIRPSSSGGYWVAAATIRANPGFSMLDFLSEKPFIKRMIFKLFSQETVMKFVPRYSLVLEVSDSGAFRRSLHDPDGVVVTYVSEAHEHDGHLYLGSFRSPFICRLSLQAI, from the exons TTCCTTTAGTGGCAGAGTTTTCCGAATGACATTCCTGATGCTGGCTGTTTCCCTTGTCATTCCCCTGCTTGGAGCCATGATGCTATTGGAGTCCCCCATAGATCCTCAGATTCTCAG CTTCAAAGAACCCCCTTTGATGTTTGGCGTTCTGCAACCAAATACAAAGTTGCGACAAGCAGAAAGGCTATTTGAAAACCAACTTAGTGGGCCAGAGTCCTTGGTAAATATCGGGG ATGTGATGTTTACTGGCACAGCAGATGGCAGAGTGGTAAAACTTGAAAATGGGGAAATAGAGACCATCGCCCGGTTTGGTTCAGGCCCTTGTA AAACCCGAAATGATGAACCTACGTGTGGGAGACCCCTGGGCATCCGGGCAGGGCCCAATGGGACTCTTTTTGTGGTTGATGCGTACAAGGGATTATTCGAAGTAAATCCTCAGAAAC GTGCAGTGAAACTGTTGCTGTCCTCTGAGACTCTCATTGAGGGCAAGAAAATGTCCTTTGTGAATGATCTCACTGTCACTCGGGATGGGAGGAAGATTTATTTCACAGATTCCAGCAGCAAGTGGCAGAGACGGGACTACCTGCTCCTGGTGATGGAGGGCACTGATGATGGGCG CCTGTTGGAGTACGATACTGTGACAAGAGAAGTGAAGGTTTTGCTGGACCAGTTGCGGTTCCCTAATGGAGTTCAACTGTCTCCCGAGGAAGACTTTGTTCTGGTGGCAGAGACAACCATGGCCAGGATAAgaag AGTCTATGTGTCTGGCCTGATGAAAGGAGGGGCAGATATGTTTGTGGAGAACATGCCTGGATTTCCTGACAATATCCGGCCCAGCAGCTCTGGCGGGTACTGGGTTGCTGCTGCGACAATTCGTGCTAACCCTGGGTTTTCCATGTTGGATTTCTTATCTGAGAAGCCTTTTATTAAGAGAATGATTTTCAAG CTGTTCAGTCAGGAGACGGTGATGAAGTTTGTGCCACGGTATAGCCTGGTCCTAGAAGTCAGTGACAGTGGTGCCTTCCGGAGAAGCCTGCATGACCCTGATGGGGTGGTGGTCACCTATGTGAGTGAAGCCCATGAGCACGATGGACATCTCTACTTGGGTTCCTTCAGGTCTCCCTTCATCTGCAGACTCAGCCTCCAGGCTATTTAG
- the Apmap gene encoding adipocyte plasma membrane-associated protein isoform X3 produces MSFVNDLTVTRDGRKIYFTDSSSKWQRRDYLLLVMEGTDDGRLLEYDTVTREVKVLLDQLRFPNGVQLSPEEDFVLVAETTMARIRRVYVSGLMKGGADMFVENMPGFPDNIRPSSSGGYWVAAATIRANPGFSMLDFLSEKPFIKRMIFKLFSQETVMKFVPRYSLVLEVSDSGAFRRSLHDPDGVVVTYVSEAHEHDGHLYLGSFRSPFICRLSLQAI; encoded by the exons ATGTCCTTTGTGAATGATCTCACTGTCACTCGGGATGGGAGGAAGATTTATTTCACAGATTCCAGCAGCAAGTGGCAGAGACGGGACTACCTGCTCCTGGTGATGGAGGGCACTGATGATGGGCG CCTGTTGGAGTACGATACTGTGACAAGAGAAGTGAAGGTTTTGCTGGACCAGTTGCGGTTCCCTAATGGAGTTCAACTGTCTCCCGAGGAAGACTTTGTTCTGGTGGCAGAGACAACCATGGCCAGGATAAgaag AGTCTATGTGTCTGGCCTGATGAAAGGAGGGGCAGATATGTTTGTGGAGAACATGCCTGGATTTCCTGACAATATCCGGCCCAGCAGCTCTGGCGGGTACTGGGTTGCTGCTGCGACAATTCGTGCTAACCCTGGGTTTTCCATGTTGGATTTCTTATCTGAGAAGCCTTTTATTAAGAGAATGATTTTCAAG CTGTTCAGTCAGGAGACGGTGATGAAGTTTGTGCCACGGTATAGCCTGGTCCTAGAAGTCAGTGACAGTGGTGCCTTCCGGAGAAGCCTGCATGACCCTGATGGGGTGGTGGTCACCTATGTGAGTGAAGCCCATGAGCACGATGGACATCTCTACTTGGGTTCCTTCAGGTCTCCCTTCATCTGCAGACTCAGCCTCCAGGCTATTTAG
- the Cst7 gene encoding cystatin-F, with protein MWLAILLALCCLTSDSQGAYSPDFCSKDLNSSVKPGFPKKINTNNPGVLKAARHSVEKFNNCTNDIFLFKESRVSKALVQVVKGLKYMLEVEIGRTTCRKTTHPNLDNCDFQTNPALKRILHCYSEVWVIPWLHSFQVPILHCH; from the exons ATGTGGCTGGCCATTCTACTTGCCCTCTGCTGCCTGACTTCCGACTCCCAGGGGGCATACTCCCCAG atttttgttCCAAAGATTTGAACTCCAGTGTGAAGCCAGGATTtcccaaaaaaataaataccaataaCCCAGGAGTGCTTAAGGCAGCCAGGCACAGTGTGGAAAAGTTCAACAACTGCACAAACGACATCTTCTTGTTTAAGGAGTCCCGGGTCAGCAAAGCTCTGGTACAG GTGGTGAAAGGCCTGAAATACATGCTGGAGGTGGAAATCGGCAGAACTACATGCAGGAAGACCACGCACCCCAATCTGGACAACTGTGACTTCCAAACCAACCCTGCCTTGAAGAGG ATTCTACACTGCTACTCTGAAGTCTGGGTCATCCCCTGGCTCCACAGTTTCCAGGTACCCATTCTCCACTGCCACTGA
- the Apmap gene encoding adipocyte plasma membrane-associated protein isoform X2, giving the protein MTFLMLAVSLVIPLLGAMMLLESPIDPQILSFKEPPLMFGVLQPNTKLRQAERLFENQLSGPESLVNIGDVMFTGTADGRVVKLENGEIETIARFGSGPCKTRNDEPTCGRPLGIRAGPNGTLFVVDAYKGLFEVNPQKRAVKLLLSSETLIEGKKMSFVNDLTVTRDGRKIYFTDSSSKWQRRDYLLLVMEGTDDGRLLEYDTVTREVKVLLDQLRFPNGVQLSPEEDFVLVAETTMARIRRVYVSGLMKGGADMFVENMPGFPDNIRPSSSGGYWVAAATIRANPGFSMLDFLSEKPFIKRMIFKLFSQETVMKFVPRYSLVLEVSDSGAFRRSLHDPDGVVVTYVSEAHEHDGHLYLGSFRSPFICRLSLQAI; this is encoded by the exons ATGACATTCCTGATGCTGGCTGTTTCCCTTGTCATTCCCCTGCTTGGAGCCATGATGCTATTGGAGTCCCCCATAGATCCTCAGATTCTCAG CTTCAAAGAACCCCCTTTGATGTTTGGCGTTCTGCAACCAAATACAAAGTTGCGACAAGCAGAAAGGCTATTTGAAAACCAACTTAGTGGGCCAGAGTCCTTGGTAAATATCGGGG ATGTGATGTTTACTGGCACAGCAGATGGCAGAGTGGTAAAACTTGAAAATGGGGAAATAGAGACCATCGCCCGGTTTGGTTCAGGCCCTTGTA AAACCCGAAATGATGAACCTACGTGTGGGAGACCCCTGGGCATCCGGGCAGGGCCCAATGGGACTCTTTTTGTGGTTGATGCGTACAAGGGATTATTCGAAGTAAATCCTCAGAAAC GTGCAGTGAAACTGTTGCTGTCCTCTGAGACTCTCATTGAGGGCAAGAAAATGTCCTTTGTGAATGATCTCACTGTCACTCGGGATGGGAGGAAGATTTATTTCACAGATTCCAGCAGCAAGTGGCAGAGACGGGACTACCTGCTCCTGGTGATGGAGGGCACTGATGATGGGCG CCTGTTGGAGTACGATACTGTGACAAGAGAAGTGAAGGTTTTGCTGGACCAGTTGCGGTTCCCTAATGGAGTTCAACTGTCTCCCGAGGAAGACTTTGTTCTGGTGGCAGAGACAACCATGGCCAGGATAAgaag AGTCTATGTGTCTGGCCTGATGAAAGGAGGGGCAGATATGTTTGTGGAGAACATGCCTGGATTTCCTGACAATATCCGGCCCAGCAGCTCTGGCGGGTACTGGGTTGCTGCTGCGACAATTCGTGCTAACCCTGGGTTTTCCATGTTGGATTTCTTATCTGAGAAGCCTTTTATTAAGAGAATGATTTTCAAG CTGTTCAGTCAGGAGACGGTGATGAAGTTTGTGCCACGGTATAGCCTGGTCCTAGAAGTCAGTGACAGTGGTGCCTTCCGGAGAAGCCTGCATGACCCTGATGGGGTGGTGGTCACCTATGTGAGTGAAGCCCATGAGCACGATGGACATCTCTACTTGGGTTCCTTCAGGTCTCCCTTCATCTGCAGACTCAGCCTCCAGGCTATTTAG